Proteins co-encoded in one Methylobacterium sp. WL1 genomic window:
- the rpsN gene encoding 30S ribosomal protein S14, which yields MSKKSSVEKNEARKTLVKRFAAKRKALLDIANNDTLEMEERFEARLKLAELPRNSSATRIRNRCGMTGRPRAFYRKMGISRIALRELGNRGLIPGLVKSSW from the coding sequence ATGTCGAAGAAAAGCTCAGTCGAGAAGAATGAGGCCCGCAAGACGCTGGTGAAGCGTTTCGCGGCCAAGCGGAAGGCGCTGCTGGACATCGCCAACAACGACACCCTCGAGATGGAGGAGCGCTTCGAGGCGCGCCTTAAGCTCGCGGAACTGCCGCGCAACTCGTCGGCCACCCGCATCCGCAACCGCTGCGGCATGACTGGCCGGCCCCGCGCGTTCTATCGCAAGATGGGCATCTCGCGCATCGCGCTGCGGGAGCTTGGCAACCGGGGCCTGATCCCCGGCCTGGTCAAGTCGAGCTGGTAA
- a CDS encoding ABC transporter permease subunit (The N-terminal region of this protein, as described by TIGR01726, is a three transmembrane segment that identifies a subfamily of ABC transporter permease subunits, which specificities that include histidine, arginine, glutamine, glutamate, L-cystine (sic), the opines (in Agrobacterium) octopine and nopaline, etc.), whose translation MSPFGDLLAPRYLVWLLQGFGVTLVLSASVCVAGTALGLAFCCPKEAGGRFVKARSTAFINLTRNTPSLVQLLFWYFGAVALMPSWLTA comes from the coding sequence GTGAGTCCCTTCGGCGATCTGCTCGCGCCGCGCTACCTGGTCTGGCTGCTGCAGGGTTTCGGGGTCACCCTGGTCCTGTCTGCGTCGGTGTGCGTGGCCGGAACGGCGCTCGGCCTTGCCTTCTGCTGCCCGAAGGAGGCGGGGGGCCGGTTCGTGAAGGCGCGGAGTACCGCCTTTATCAACCTCACCCGGAACACGCCGTCGCTGGTGCAGCTGCTCTTCTGGTACTTCGGCGCCGTCGCGCTGATGCCGTCCTGGCTCACCGCCTGA
- the rpmD gene encoding 50S ribosomal protein L30: MAQKTVRIEQIGSPIRQEASQRQTLIGLKLNKLHRVSELEDTPSVRGMIRKVAHLVRVHGDVA, encoded by the coding sequence ATGGCACAGAAGACCGTCCGTATCGAGCAGATCGGCTCGCCGATCCGCCAGGAGGCCAGCCAGCGCCAGACGCTGATCGGCCTGAAGCTCAACAAGCTCCACCGCGTGTCCGAGCTGGAGGATACCCCCTCCGTGCGCGGCATGATCCGCAAGGTTGCGCACCTCGTGCGCGTCCACGGCGACGTGGCGTGA
- the rplN gene encoding 50S ribosomal protein L14: MIQMQTNLDVADNSGARRVMCIKVLGGSKRKYAGVGDVIVVSVKEAIPRGRVKKGDVMKAVVVRTAKAVKRVDGSVIRFDKNAAVLINNQKEPIGTRIFGPVPRELRARNHMKIISLAPEVL, translated from the coding sequence GTGATCCAGATGCAGACGAATCTGGACGTCGCCGACAACTCGGGTGCACGCCGTGTGATGTGCATCAAGGTTCTCGGCGGGTCGAAGCGGAAGTATGCCGGCGTTGGCGATGTCATCGTCGTGTCGGTCAAGGAGGCGATCCCGCGCGGTCGCGTCAAGAAGGGCGACGTCATGAAGGCGGTCGTCGTTCGCACGGCCAAGGCCGTGAAGCGCGTCGACGGGTCGGTGATCCGCTTCGACAAGAACGCTGCGGTCCTGATCAACAATCAGAAAGAGCCGATCGGCACCCGCATCTTCGGACCGGTGCCGCGCGAGCTGCGCGCGCGCAACCACATGAAGATCATCTCGCTGGCGCCGGAGGTGCTGTGA
- the rplE gene encoding 50S ribosomal protein L5, producing MAEADKNAYTPRLRKHYDEVVRQKLIEEFGYKNPMQVPQIEKIVINMGVGESTADSKKATVAAGDLALIAGQKPVITRARKAIATFKVREGMPIGCKVTLRKQRMYEFMDRLITIALPRVRDFRGLNPRSFDGRGNYALGLKEHLVFPEISYDKAEQMWGMDIVVATTAQTDAEAKALLAAFQFPFRQ from the coding sequence ATGGCTGAGGCCGACAAGAACGCCTACACCCCGCGCCTGCGCAAGCACTACGACGAAGTGGTGCGCCAGAAGCTGATCGAGGAGTTCGGGTACAAGAACCCGATGCAGGTCCCGCAGATCGAGAAGATCGTCATCAACATGGGCGTCGGCGAGTCCACCGCTGACTCCAAGAAGGCGACCGTGGCGGCTGGCGACCTCGCGCTCATCGCCGGCCAGAAGCCGGTGATCACCCGGGCCCGCAAGGCCATCGCGACCTTCAAGGTCCGTGAAGGCATGCCGATCGGTTGCAAGGTGACGCTGCGCAAGCAGCGCATGTACGAGTTCATGGATCGCCTGATCACGATCGCGCTGCCGCGCGTCCGCGATTTCCGCGGCCTGAACCCGCGCTCGTTCGACGGCCGCGGCAACTACGCCCTGGGTCTCAAGGAGCACCTCGTGTTCCCGGAGATCTCTTACGACAAGGCCGAGCAGATGTGGGGCATGGACATCGTCGTGGCGACCACCGCCCAGACTGATGCCGAGGCCAAGGCACTGCTCGCCGCCTTCCAGTTCCCGTTCCGGCAGTGA
- the rplR gene encoding 50S ribosomal protein L18, which produces MSRKLEALDRRKARVRRALRAAANGRPRLSVFRSSKQIYVQVIDDVAGKTLAAASSIDKALKGELKTGADVAAAKAVGKLVAERAKAAGVTKVIFDRSGYIYHGRVAAVAEAAREGGLEF; this is translated from the coding sequence ATGTCTCGCAAGCTCGAAGCCCTCGATCGCCGCAAGGCGCGCGTCCGTCGCGCGCTGCGGGCGGCCGCCAACGGCCGTCCGCGGCTCTCGGTGTTCCGCTCGTCGAAGCAGATCTACGTGCAGGTCATCGACGACGTCGCCGGCAAGACGCTGGCCGCCGCCTCGTCGATCGACAAGGCACTCAAGGGTGAACTCAAGACCGGCGCCGATGTCGCCGCCGCCAAGGCGGTGGGCAAGCTGGTGGCCGAGCGCGCCAAGGCCGCGGGCGTCACGAAGGTGATCTTCGACCGCTCCGGCTACATCTACCACGGCCGCGTCGCAGCCGTGGCCGAGGCCGCCCGCGAAGGCGGCCTGGAGTTCTAA
- the rpsH gene encoding 30S ribosomal protein S8 yields MVNDPVGDMLTRIRNGQLRRRNVVQTPGSRLRANVLNVLKSEGYIRDYAATDLGNGRTEFAIELKYYDGRPVIREIKRVSKPGRRVYSSVGDLPHVADGLGVTIVSTPQGVMADHEARERNVGGEVLCTVF; encoded by the coding sequence ATGGTCAACGATCCCGTGGGTGACATGCTCACCCGTATCCGCAACGGCCAGCTTCGCCGTCGCAACGTCGTTCAGACACCCGGCTCGCGCCTGCGCGCCAACGTCCTGAACGTCCTGAAGTCCGAGGGCTACATCCGCGACTACGCGGCGACCGACCTCGGCAACGGCCGTACCGAGTTCGCCATCGAGCTCAAGTACTACGACGGCCGCCCGGTGATCCGCGAAATCAAGCGCGTTTCGAAGCCGGGTCGTCGGGTCTACTCGTCGGTCGGTGATCTGCCGCACGTGGCCGACGGCCTCGGCGTCACCATCGTCTCCACACCGCAGGGCGTCATGGCCGACCACGAGGCGCGTGAGCGCAACGTCGGCGGTGAAGTGCTCTGCACCGTATTCTGA
- the rplO gene encoding 50S ribosomal protein L15 encodes MKLNEISDNPGATKNRMRVGRGIGSGKGKTAGRGVKGQKARTGVSIKGFEGGQMPLHRRLPKRGFNNLYAQDLNEVNLGRIQEAVDAGKLDKAATVTVDSLVTAGIIARARDGVKLLGVGELTAKLSFEVTRASKSAIEAVEKAGGSVSVAFATGVSTRGGAKAEATA; translated from the coding sequence ATGAAGCTCAACGAGATCAGCGACAATCCCGGCGCAACCAAGAATCGGATGCGTGTCGGTCGGGGCATCGGCTCCGGCAAGGGCAAGACCGCCGGCCGCGGCGTGAAGGGTCAGAAGGCCCGGACCGGCGTGTCCATCAAGGGCTTCGAGGGCGGTCAGATGCCGCTGCATCGGCGCCTGCCGAAGCGTGGCTTCAACAACCTCTACGCCCAGGATCTGAACGAGGTGAACCTCGGCCGGATCCAGGAGGCGGTGGACGCCGGTAAGCTCGACAAGGCCGCGACCGTCACGGTCGACAGCCTCGTCACCGCCGGCATCATCGCCCGGGCCCGTGACGGCGTGAAGCTGCTCGGCGTCGGCGAGCTGACCGCGAAGCTCAGCTTTGAGGTCACCCGCGCTTCCAAGTCCGCCATCGAGGCGGTCGAGAAGGCCGGCGGCTCGGTCAGCGTCGCATTCGCCACCGGCGTGTCGACCCGCGGCGGCGCCAAGGCCGAGGCCACGGCCTGA
- the rpsE gene encoding 30S ribosomal protein S5 gives MAREREGGGRGRRDEREERDSEFVDKLVHINRVAKVVKGGRRFGFAALVVVGDQKGRVGFGHGKAREVPEAIRKATEAAKRGLIRVSLREGRTLHHDVNGRHGAGKVILRAAPQGTGIIAGGPMRAVFETLGMQDVVAKSLGSSNPYNLVRATFEALKNEDSPRSVAARRGIKVSSLQARRRDADPADQSEAAVA, from the coding sequence ATGGCACGTGAACGGGAAGGCGGGGGCCGCGGCCGCCGCGACGAGCGCGAGGAGCGCGACAGCGAATTCGTGGACAAGCTCGTCCACATCAACCGCGTCGCCAAGGTGGTGAAGGGTGGCCGTCGCTTCGGCTTCGCAGCCCTCGTCGTCGTCGGCGACCAGAAGGGCCGCGTCGGCTTCGGCCACGGCAAGGCCCGTGAGGTGCCTGAGGCGATCCGCAAGGCGACCGAGGCGGCCAAGCGCGGCCTGATCCGGGTGTCGCTGCGCGAGGGTCGGACCCTGCACCACGACGTGAACGGCCGCCACGGCGCCGGCAAGGTGATCCTCCGTGCGGCTCCGCAGGGTACCGGCATCATCGCCGGCGGCCCGATGCGCGCGGTGTTCGAGACGCTCGGCATGCAGGACGTTGTCGCGAAGTCGCTCGGCTCCTCCAACCCCTACAACCTCGTGCGCGCCACCTTCGAGGCGCTTAAGAACGAGGACAGCCCGCGCTCCGTGGCGGCCCGCCGCGGCATCAAGGTTTCGAGCCTCCAGGCCCGTCGCCGCGACGCCGATCCGGCCGACCAGTCCGAAGCTGCGGTCGCGTAA
- the rplF gene encoding 50S ribosomal protein L6, whose product MSRVGKKPVPVPAGVTATVTGQTVKMKGSKGELQFDVPTLVSVEMKDGAISVEPINQSKPARSLWGTSRAQIANIAEGVSKGFEKKLEITGVGYRAAMAGKALKLSLGYSHDIEYAIPAGITIVTPKPTEITITGINRQQVGQVAAEIRDYRGPEPYKGKGVKYAGEFIFRKEGKKK is encoded by the coding sequence ATGTCTCGCGTAGGCAAGAAGCCCGTTCCCGTGCCGGCCGGCGTCACCGCCACCGTCACCGGTCAGACGGTGAAGATGAAGGGCTCTAAGGGCGAGCTGCAGTTCGACGTCCCCACGCTGGTCAGCGTGGAGATGAAGGACGGCGCGATCTCGGTCGAGCCGATCAACCAGTCCAAGCCGGCCCGTTCCCTGTGGGGCACGTCGCGGGCTCAGATCGCCAACATCGCCGAGGGCGTGTCGAAGGGCTTCGAAAAGAAGCTTGAGATCACGGGCGTCGGTTATCGTGCGGCGATGGCCGGTAAGGCCCTCAAGCTGTCGCTCGGCTACAGCCACGACATCGAGTACGCGATCCCCGCCGGGATCACGATCGTTACCCCGAAGCCCACCGAGATCACGATCACCGGGATCAACCGCCAGCAGGTCGGTCAGGTCGCCGCCGAGATCCGCGATTACCGCGGACCCGAGCCCTACAAGGGCAAGGGCGTGAAGTACGCGGGCGAGTTCATCTTCCGCAAGGAAGGCAAGAAGAAGTAA
- the rplX gene encoding 50S ribosomal protein L24 produces MAAKIKKGDKVVVLTGRDSGRSGEVIQVLPKEGRAFVRGINLVKKHQKQTQNQEGGIISKEAAIQLSNIAVADANGKPTRVGFRILEDGRKVRFAKSTGDQIDG; encoded by the coding sequence ATGGCCGCGAAGATCAAGAAGGGCGACAAGGTCGTCGTACTCACCGGCCGCGATTCCGGTCGCTCGGGCGAAGTCATCCAGGTTCTGCCGAAGGAAGGCCGCGCTTTCGTGCGTGGCATCAACCTAGTCAAGAAGCACCAGAAGCAGACGCAGAACCAGGAAGGCGGCATCATCTCCAAGGAGGCCGCCATCCAACTCTCGAACATCGCGGTCGCCGATGCCAACGGCAAGCCGACCCGCGTGGGTTTCCGCATCCTCGAAGACGGGCGCAAGGTCCGATTCGCCAAGAGCACGGGGGATCAGATCGATGGCTGA